From a region of the Flavobacterium branchiarum genome:
- a CDS encoding CBS domain-containing protein produces the protein MTDITNYITNDYRAINSQETIASAQDFFTDLSYSHFPVLEDGVYIGCIASDDIETFDGDKKVIDYKYTLEPFFARSNMIWLDVLEVFAKNHTNLIPVLDENNTYLGFYEIGDIIKFFHETPFLKEPGGVIIIKKGLLDYSMSQITQIVESNNGKILGAFVSDGNTDSVEITIKISLGAMNEIIQTFRRYNYEIISEHQEDTYINNLKERSDYLDKYLNI, from the coding sequence ATGACAGATATTACTAATTACATCACCAATGATTATAGAGCTATAAACAGCCAAGAAACCATTGCTTCGGCACAGGATTTCTTTACTGATTTAAGCTATTCGCATTTTCCTGTTTTGGAAGATGGAGTCTATATTGGTTGCATAGCCTCGGATGACATTGAAACTTTTGATGGCGACAAAAAAGTAATCGATTATAAATATACTCTCGAGCCATTTTTTGCTCGAAGCAACATGATCTGGCTGGATGTATTAGAAGTTTTTGCTAAAAATCACACCAATTTAATCCCTGTTTTGGATGAAAACAATACTTACCTTGGGTTTTATGAGATAGGTGATATTATTAAATTCTTTCACGAAACACCTTTTTTAAAGGAACCAGGTGGAGTAATAATTATAAAAAAAGGGCTTCTCGATTATTCTATGAGTCAAATAACTCAAATAGTAGAGAGTAACAATGGTAAAATTTTAGGTGCATTTGTTTCTGATGGAAATACAGACAGTGTTGAAATAACCATTAAAATAAGCTTAGGAGCTATGAATGAAATTATTCAAACCTTCCGAAGATACAATTACGAAATCATATCAGAACACCAAGAAGACACGTATATTAACAATTTAAAGGAACGCTCTGATTATTTAGACAAGTACCTTAATATATAA
- a CDS encoding DUF6089 family protein, with amino-acid sequence MNKIFNLLLCFFFFTSMNAQIHEVGVFLGGSNYIGDVGSTTYISPDKAAFGLLYRWNKSPRHAYRFSYTQSTITANDLDSKEGGRKLRGYRFDNTIRELSAGLEFNFFDFNLHESKRKVTPYVFSGLSYFRYDSLYIQSGETEKEKKAGSIAIPMILGVKTNLTTNFVLGLEVGARYTFSDNLDGSNPDNDNLRSLRFGDLNNNDWYVFSGITLTYTFGNKPCYCPY; translated from the coding sequence ATGAACAAAATTTTTAATTTATTGTTATGTTTCTTCTTCTTTACAAGCATGAATGCTCAGATACATGAGGTTGGTGTTTTTTTAGGAGGAAGCAACTATATTGGAGACGTAGGAAGTACAACTTATATTTCACCAGACAAGGCTGCTTTTGGGCTATTGTACCGATGGAATAAGAGTCCGAGACACGCTTATCGTTTTTCGTACACACAATCGACGATCACAGCAAATGATTTAGATTCGAAAGAAGGAGGAAGAAAACTAAGAGGATATCGTTTTGACAATACAATAAGAGAACTTTCTGCTGGACTTGAATTCAATTTTTTTGACTTCAATCTACATGAATCCAAAAGAAAAGTCACGCCTTATGTGTTTTCAGGACTGAGTTATTTCAGATATGACTCATTGTACATCCAATCTGGAGAGACAGAAAAAGAAAAAAAGGCAGGTTCAATTGCAATTCCGATGATATTAGGTGTAAAAACAAATTTAACTACTAATTTTGTTTTAGGACTAGAAGTCGGTGCACGATATACCTTTTCAGATAATCTTGACGGTAGCAATCCTGATAATGATAATTTGAGATCATTGCGTTTTGGAGATTTAAATAATAATGACTGGTATGTCTTCTCAGGAATAACACTAACATACACGTTTGGAAACAAACCTTGCTATTGC
- a CDS encoding TonB-dependent receptor plug domain-containing protein, whose product MSKSFFLFCFLCFSYVSGQSRATIAGNVRSLEGENLIGVSISFRTNNQHHYSTSDSLGSFTKKLPVGLMKIAVNQFGYLEKSITIDYRKDTIIAIVLEKDVSSLLKEVLISNTKKAAITNLSGSKLSFNIKELAAVPTLLGTTDIVKILQLTPGVQNSGDVNGYLYVRGGDPGHNSMLYDGTPIYGMSHLLGVFPFYNTDHIQDVEFDKSSSNAKYGGRLSSTTLLLPSKKIPAEFTIQGNVGVLASQATLSIPISEKTGIMISGRKTYIDEVIAPLLSSDSDSNDVQNMKYGFSDANLTFVTEISKNNLLTVSAFSSADKLKIEDSNLALQTSLKWSNFNISPTLVSKLSPNVTMSNALYFTRYTNELNMKQSAIEMGISSFVEDFGFTNSTTYSIKGIPFESGLQYVYHNLQPQKIKIENFTATNNSVQNNLIRANELAVFTTAKPKILDNLTAELGLRINYYNSGAKTYLHFQPRAVLNYYMYRDLSFYASYNKQNQYLNLITTSSVGIPTDFWVASTDGIPAQSSNEFALGSNQTISKSFTSSIGGFYRSMKHLLEYPYGVTQFNEISTLKDDLLEGNGRAYGMEFMFKKSNGKFRGWISYTLSWSDRNFEKFNNGKTYYAKYDRRHNLALVGTYDLNSKWNFGITQVFSSGNRFTMPTSWYFVNNNPVKEYSEYNNAQMPNYIRTDLSVNYFFVKTTKKESALNFSIFNALNVENPIYVVINVLMNEDKNSVIVKPEKKVMYRILPSVSWKFKF is encoded by the coding sequence GTGTCGAAATCATTTTTTTTATTCTGTTTTCTTTGTTTTTCTTATGTTTCTGGACAGTCTAGAGCTACAATAGCTGGAAATGTCAGGTCATTAGAGGGTGAAAATTTAATTGGTGTAAGTATCTCTTTCCGTACGAACAATCAACACCATTATTCTACAAGTGATTCTCTGGGTAGCTTTACGAAAAAACTTCCAGTAGGGTTGATGAAAATTGCAGTTAATCAATTTGGGTATCTCGAAAAATCCATTACTATTGATTATAGAAAAGACACAATAATTGCTATTGTATTAGAAAAGGATGTTTCTTCACTTTTAAAAGAGGTTTTAATATCTAATACTAAAAAGGCAGCCATAACAAATCTTTCAGGGAGTAAATTGTCTTTTAACATAAAAGAGTTAGCTGCGGTTCCAACCTTATTAGGAACAACAGATATTGTTAAAATTTTGCAGTTAACTCCAGGAGTACAGAACTCTGGTGATGTAAATGGATACTTGTATGTAAGAGGAGGTGATCCTGGACATAATTCGATGTTGTATGATGGAACTCCTATTTATGGGATGTCACATTTATTGGGTGTTTTTCCTTTTTATAATACCGATCATATACAGGATGTAGAGTTTGACAAATCAAGCTCAAACGCAAAATATGGTGGCCGTTTAAGTTCTACCACATTATTACTACCAAGTAAAAAAATCCCTGCCGAATTTACGATTCAAGGAAACGTAGGTGTATTAGCATCTCAAGCTACATTAAGTATTCCGATTAGTGAGAAAACGGGAATTATGATTTCTGGAAGAAAAACATATATCGATGAGGTAATTGCGCCATTACTAAGTTCAGATTCGGACAGTAATGATGTTCAGAATATGAAATATGGTTTTTCAGATGCTAATTTAACTTTTGTGACTGAAATCTCTAAGAATAATTTGTTGACAGTTTCGGCTTTTTCTAGTGCAGATAAATTAAAAATTGAGGATAGTAATTTAGCATTACAGACTAGCTTAAAATGGAGTAATTTTAATATATCTCCTACTTTGGTTTCTAAGTTATCTCCCAATGTAACCATGTCTAATGCTCTTTATTTTACGCGATATACTAATGAATTAAATATGAAGCAGTCAGCAATTGAAATGGGGATATCGTCATTTGTTGAAGATTTTGGTTTTACAAATTCGACAACGTATTCGATAAAAGGAATTCCTTTTGAATCAGGACTGCAATATGTTTATCATAATTTGCAACCGCAAAAAATAAAAATTGAAAATTTTACAGCTACTAATAATTCGGTACAGAATAATTTAATTAGAGCTAATGAATTGGCTGTTTTTACAACTGCCAAACCAAAAATATTAGATAATCTGACTGCGGAGTTAGGATTGAGAATAAACTATTATAATTCAGGAGCAAAGACCTATTTACATTTTCAGCCACGTGCAGTTCTTAATTATTATATGTATAGAGATCTTTCATTTTATGCTTCTTATAACAAACAAAATCAATATTTGAATTTAATAACAACTTCAAGTGTTGGAATTCCGACCGATTTTTGGGTTGCAAGTACAGATGGGATTCCTGCTCAATCCTCAAATGAATTTGCTTTAGGTTCAAACCAAACTATTTCTAAAAGTTTTACATCTTCTATAGGAGGTTTTTATCGTTCGATGAAACATTTGCTGGAATATCCTTATGGAGTTACCCAGTTTAATGAAATTTCGACACTAAAAGATGATCTATTAGAAGGGAATGGGAGAGCATACGGGATGGAGTTTATGTTTAAAAAAAGCAATGGTAAGTTTAGAGGGTGGATAAGTTATACTTTGAGTTGGTCTGATAGGAATTTCGAAAAATTTAATAATGGGAAAACGTATTATGCAAAATATGACAGACGACATAATTTGGCATTGGTAGGGACATACGATTTGAATTCAAAATGGAATTTTGGTATTACTCAGGTTTTTAGCTCAGGAAATCGTTTTACAATGCCTACATCTTGGTATTTTGTTAATAATAATCCAGTAAAAGAATATTCAGAATATAATAATGCTCAAATGCCAAATTATATCAGAACAGATTTGTCAGTCAATTACTTTTTTGTAAAAACAACCAAAAAAGAAAGTGCTCTTAATTTTTCAATTTTTAATGCTCTCAATGTCGAGAATCCTATTTATGTGGTGATTAATGTGCTAATGAATGAGGATAAAAATAGTGTAATTGTCAAGCCAGAAAAAAAAGTTATGTATAGAATACTTCCTTCTGTGAGTTGGAAATTTAAATTTTAA
- a CDS encoding alpha/beta fold hydrolase, with product MLYSKIEGEGKPLLILHGFLGMSDNWKTLGTQFASDGFQVHILDLRNHGRSFHSDVFTYEAMVQDVFEYCQANQLAGIDVLGHSMGGKVAMLFAATYPETVDKLIVADIAPKYYPQHHQDILAGLNAVDFSVKPSRNDVEAILTTYIPDFGTRQFLMKNLYWIEPGQLAFRFNLSVFNTNLEAIGKELDANLVFEKPTLFIRGGASRYILDSDFENIKKHFPDSNIETIPNVGHWLHAENPKMFYELSMAFLKK from the coding sequence ATGTTATACTCAAAAATAGAAGGAGAAGGCAAACCATTATTAATTCTTCATGGATTTTTAGGGATGTCTGATAATTGGAAAACATTGGGAACGCAATTTGCAAGCGATGGTTTTCAAGTTCATATTCTGGATTTACGTAATCATGGTCGCAGTTTTCATTCGGATGTATTTACTTATGAAGCGATGGTGCAAGATGTATTCGAATATTGTCAAGCCAATCAATTAGCAGGAATTGATGTTCTAGGGCATTCAATGGGAGGAAAAGTAGCTATGCTTTTCGCGGCAACCTATCCTGAAACTGTAGATAAATTAATCGTAGCCGATATTGCTCCGAAGTATTATCCGCAACATCATCAGGATATTTTGGCAGGATTAAATGCAGTAGATTTTTCTGTCAAACCAAGTCGTAATGATGTTGAAGCTATTTTAACAACGTATATACCCGATTTTGGAACACGACAATTCTTGATGAAAAACTTGTATTGGATTGAGCCGGGTCAATTGGCTTTCCGATTTAATTTATCAGTTTTCAATACTAACTTAGAGGCTATTGGCAAAGAATTAGATGCTAATCTGGTTTTTGAAAAACCTACATTGTTTATTCGAGGTGGTGCTTCGAGATATATTTTAGATTCAGATTTTGAGAATATCAAAAAGCATTTCCCTGATTCAAATATTGAGACAATTCCAAATGTTGGGCATTGGCTTCATGCCGAAAATCCAAAGATGTTTTATGAACTATCGATGGCGTTTTTGAAAAAATAA
- a CDS encoding phage holin family protein, whose amino-acid sequence MKLLLRILITAGLVLLIANFMPGVHVASFTIALVVAIVLGLLNVFIKPLLVLFTLPVTLITFGLFLLAINAIIILLCTEIVGGFIVDSFWTALIFSIVLSILESITYKILGEDR is encoded by the coding sequence ATGAAATTACTACTCAGAATATTAATTACTGCAGGTTTGGTGTTGCTAATTGCTAATTTTATGCCAGGCGTTCATGTAGCTAGTTTTACTATTGCTTTAGTTGTTGCCATTGTATTGGGGTTGCTTAATGTTTTTATTAAACCGCTATTAGTATTATTCACATTGCCAGTTACTTTAATAACGTTTGGATTGTTTTTGCTGGCGATTAATGCTATAATTATTTTGTTATGTACAGAAATTGTTGGCGGGTTTATAGTTGATTCGTTTTGGACAGCATTAATATTCAGTATCGTTCTATCTATATTAGAATCTATTACGTATAAGATATTAGGCGAGGATAGATAA
- a CDS encoding pyridoxine 5'-phosphate synthase — protein MTKLSVNINKIATLRNARGGNVPDLLKVATDIQKFGGQGITIHPRPDERHIRYQDARDLKAIVYTEYNIEGNPQHNFIDLVLECKPDQVTLVPDAIGAITSSAGWDTIKNQEYLTEVIQEFQRNGIRTSIFVDPVLEIIEGAKKTGTDRIELYTEAFAHQYDLGNKSGIDPYVAAAKLANELDLGINAGHDLSLDNIEFFKQNIPGLLEVSIGHALISEAIYLGLDNVVNMYLRKLK, from the coding sequence ATGACAAAGTTAAGTGTAAATATCAATAAAATTGCAACGTTACGTAATGCACGTGGCGGAAATGTGCCTGATTTATTAAAAGTTGCAACCGATATTCAAAAATTTGGAGGACAAGGAATCACGATTCATCCTCGTCCAGATGAGCGTCATATTCGTTATCAAGACGCACGTGATTTAAAAGCAATTGTGTATACCGAATATAATATTGAAGGAAATCCACAACACAATTTTATCGATTTGGTTTTAGAATGTAAGCCAGATCAGGTAACATTGGTTCCTGATGCAATTGGGGCGATTACATCTTCTGCAGGTTGGGATACAATTAAAAATCAAGAGTATTTGACAGAAGTTATTCAGGAGTTTCAGCGTAATGGTATTAGAACTTCGATTTTTGTTGACCCGGTTTTAGAAATTATTGAAGGTGCTAAAAAAACAGGAACTGACAGAATCGAATTGTATACCGAAGCTTTTGCGCATCAATATGATTTAGGTAATAAAAGTGGAATTGATCCTTATGTGGCTGCTGCAAAATTGGCAAATGAACTAGACTTAGGGATTAATGCTGGGCATGATTTAAGTTTGGATAATATTGAGTTTTTTAAACAAAATATTCCAGGTTTGTTAGAAGTTTCAATTGGGCATGCTTTAATTTCTGAGGCTATTTACCTTGGTTTAGACAATGTGGTTAATATGTATTTACGTAAACTTAAATAA
- a CDS encoding DUF4249 domain-containing protein, translating into MKNYILFFLGIVLCSCNNDTFSDGIKLESKLAVEGWIEEGDVSQVILSSSIPIDDVIDSTNVFDHVIRSAKITVSDGESSEVLRVKKDNDRIPPFIYFGSEMIGKAGKTYTLKIEYLNRTLEATTSIPKSVPLLSAIYEKKSATDSTGYIFVKFDDPVGEKNYYQIATRIDKKEPIFVPAFYGNLDDEKIKNYSVSMQVNRGVLLFPKTKFTPYFNDGDLIFVKLRTMNKGSYDFWNGWQNEIVNSRNPIYPSNTSLKSNIKGGVGIWAGYGQSTLIVKTPSKK; encoded by the coding sequence ATGAAAAATTACATTTTATTCTTTTTAGGGATTGTTTTGTGTAGCTGTAATAATGATACTTTTAGTGATGGAATTAAGCTAGAATCAAAACTGGCTGTTGAAGGCTGGATTGAGGAAGGTGATGTTTCGCAGGTGATATTGTCAAGTTCGATACCAATTGATGATGTAATTGATTCTACTAATGTTTTTGATCATGTTATTCGCTCAGCCAAAATAACAGTATCTGATGGAGAGAGTTCAGAGGTGTTGAGAGTGAAAAAGGATAACGATAGGATTCCTCCCTTTATATACTTTGGAAGTGAAATGATTGGAAAAGCGGGAAAGACCTATACGTTGAAAATCGAATATTTAAACCGAACACTAGAAGCTACTACAAGTATTCCGAAGTCAGTACCACTTCTTAGTGCGATTTATGAAAAGAAAAGTGCTACAGATTCTACGGGATATATTTTTGTGAAATTTGACGATCCTGTTGGTGAAAAAAATTACTATCAGATAGCAACAAGAATTGATAAAAAGGAGCCGATTTTTGTTCCTGCTTTTTATGGGAATTTAGACGATGAAAAAATTAAAAATTATTCAGTCTCTATGCAGGTAAATAGAGGTGTACTGCTTTTTCCTAAAACTAAATTTACTCCTTATTTTAATGATGGAGATTTGATTTTTGTAAAGTTAAGAACGATGAATAAAGGATCATATGATTTTTGGAATGGCTGGCAAAATGAAATTGTAAATAGTAGAAATCCTATCTATCCGTCTAATACAAGTTTAAAATCGAATATAAAAGGAGGAGTAGGTATTTGGGCAGGTTATGGACAAAGTACATTAATAGTAAAAACACCTTCTAAAAAATAA
- a CDS encoding NAD kinase, which translates to MKVAIYGQYYLNSTNPIIKDIFVFFTTNNVEMVIEANFLKMLYEKQIIEKEYKTFSSHTELDSSFEMLISIGGDGTILRAATLVRNSGVPILGINAGRLGFLATVQKENIAAFMQFVIDKKYTVSQRTLLSLTTEPKNEAIEELNFAMNEVTVSRKDTTSMITVDTYLNGEYLNSYWADGLIISTPTGSTGYSLSCGGPILTPDVNSLVITPIAPHNLTARPLIIPDDTEIKLRVSGREDNYLVSLDSRIASIRNESILTIKKTDFKINMVEIPGETFLKTLRNKLLWGEDKRN; encoded by the coding sequence ATGAAAGTAGCTATCTACGGACAATACTATCTAAATAGTACAAACCCAATTATTAAAGACATATTTGTTTTTTTTACGACAAACAATGTTGAAATGGTCATTGAAGCCAATTTTTTGAAGATGCTCTATGAAAAACAGATAATTGAGAAAGAATATAAAACTTTCTCATCTCACACTGAATTAGATAGTAGTTTTGAGATGTTAATAAGCATAGGTGGAGACGGAACTATTTTAAGAGCTGCAACTTTAGTACGCAATTCTGGCGTTCCTATTTTAGGAATTAATGCTGGACGGTTAGGATTCCTTGCTACTGTACAAAAAGAAAACATAGCTGCATTTATGCAATTTGTAATCGACAAAAAATATACTGTGTCACAAAGAACTTTACTAAGCTTAACTACAGAGCCTAAAAACGAAGCGATTGAAGAACTTAATTTTGCCATGAATGAAGTTACTGTTAGCAGAAAAGATACAACTTCGATGATAACAGTAGACACTTATTTAAATGGAGAGTACTTAAACTCCTATTGGGCAGATGGGCTAATCATATCAACCCCAACAGGTTCAACAGGATACTCATTAAGTTGTGGTGGTCCAATATTAACACCAGATGTCAACAGCCTTGTTATTACACCAATTGCACCTCATAATTTAACAGCAAGACCACTTATAATACCAGATGACACCGAGATCAAACTTCGAGTATCAGGAAGAGAAGACAATTATCTTGTTTCTTTAGATTCAAGAATAGCTTCCATAAGAAACGAATCTATTTTAACAATAAAGAAAACTGATTTTAAAATCAATATGGTTGAAATTCCCGGAGAAACTTTCTTAAAAACCTTACGCAATAAACTCCTTTGGGGGGAAGACAAAAGAAATTAG